The Eleutherodactylus coqui strain aEleCoq1 chromosome 6, aEleCoq1.hap1, whole genome shotgun sequence genome window below encodes:
- the LOC136631608 gene encoding leucine-rich repeat and immunoglobulin-like domain containing-NOGO receptor-interacting protein 4, with product MDFGRCPQSLHLPVLLSIGIVLRVLCSSCPLPCVCPAHDNATLCKHRLLSFVPVEIPLTSHFLDLSYNRIRSVQHGAFSNLQYLQELDLSHNQLSRIEPGAFSGLPNIRILLIHHNQLKLLPPGVFTGMPDLMWLDVRANQLVILLDQTFRGLKELKHLEVSDNPLLFISPGAFLGMPLLQRLGLEKTKLSMVPTHAFTTLPRLSELRLGGVTSTVLYDLSFSGMPLLRILDMDHWSALKNLGPSSLSSLNLSSLSLTHCNLTSVPKEALASQVHLRRLDLSQNPIVILQERCFSSLRSLEELRLSGGRLHSIPSGSFHGLDYLRLLDLSHNPLRWVAEDALPPPGSLDTLLLSGTNFSCDCRLCWLLHQKIHFGGSPPVCASPAVLQGMIIPDHSEMLCPELFSCQPPKIVEQGPRELKVKEGDRLTISCQSHGVPEPSIHWVLPQMPWTVDTKSTELEAVGSGITELPQYISTSAAEMTRPQTRKWRGINMPLMKKAVENVAERISVFPGGYLQLFPVQVKDAGAYLCLASNFVGNDSVWIHLEVTPFNASNLLPPPSTVHTHLLAVITAGGILPFISSVTLCFIFIFLWSRGRGNIKHTANIDYIPRTSRGTSSSEDNKFTMKLI from the coding sequence ATGGATTTTGGGAGGTGTCCACAGAGTCTACATCTACCTGTCCTTTTATCCATAGGAATCGTACTCAGAGTTTTGTGCTCAAGTTGCCCTCTGCCATGTGTTTGTCCCGCCCATGACAATGCCACCTTATGCAAACACCGGCTTCTGAGCTTTGTTCCTGTAGAAATCCCTCTCACTTCCCATTTTCTTGATCTTAGTTATAACCGTATCAGGTCAGTGCAACACGGAGCCTTTTCCAATCTGCAGTATCTACAAGAGCTAGACCTGAGCCATAACCAGTTATCCCGCATAGAGCCAGGAGCCTTTAGTGGCTTGCCAAACATACGCATCCTGTTAATCCATCATAATCAACTGAAACTTCTGCCTCCTGGAGTCTTTACAGGTATGCCAGATCTGATGTGGCTAGATGTGCGAGCAAACCAACTGGTCATTCTCTTGGATCAGACCTTCCGTGGGTTGAAGGAACTTAAACACCTGGAGGTCAGTGACAACCCTCTTCTTTTTATATCTCCAGGGGCTTTCTTAGGAATGCCATTGTTGCAGAGACTGGGGCTGGAGAAAACCAAATTGAGCATGGTACCTACTCATGCTTTTACTACTCTTCCACGTCTTTCAGAACTAAGATTAGGAGGAGTTACCAGTACGGTGCTGTATGATCTCTCATTTTCAGGGATGCCGCTCCTCAGAATCCTAGATATGGATCACTGGTCTGCTCTAAAAAATCTTGGTCCATCGAGTCTGTCTAGCCTTAacctctcctccctttcactgacCCATTGCAACCTTACCTCAGTGCCTAAAGAAGCGTTAGCATCTCAGGTTCATCTTCGAAGACTAGACCTCTCTCAGAATCCAATTGTCATCCTTCAAGAACGGTGTTTCAGTTCTCTGAGAAGCCTGGAAGAGCTTCGGCTTTCTGGAGGAAGACTACACTCAATACCTTCAGGTTCATTCCATGGTCTGGACTATCTACGTCTACTAGATCTTTCACATAATCCGCTTCGCTGGGTGGCAGAAGACGCACTCCCTCCTCCTGGATCCCTAGACACTTTATTGCTTTCCGGGACTAACTTTTCATGTGATTGCCGTCTTTGCTGGCTCTTGCATCAGAAAATACATTTTGGGGGAAGCCCACCGGTTTGCGCATCTCCTGCAGTATTACAAGGAATGATTATCCCAGACCACTCGGAGATGCTATGCCCTGAACTCTTTAGCTGCCAACCTCCCAAGATAGTGGAACAAGGACCACGAGAGTTAAAGGTGAAAGAAGGTGACAGACTTACCATCTCTTGTCAGAGCCATGGAGTGCCAGAGCCATCCATACACTGGGTGCTGCCACAGATGCCTTGGACAGTAGATACTAAATCCACAGAACTGGAAGCCGTGGGAAGTGGAATCACAGAGCTTCCACAGTACATATCAACATCAGCAGCAGAGATGACTAGGCCTCAAACCCGTAAATGGAGAGGAATAAACATGCCATTGATGAAGAAAGCTGTAGAGAATGTAGCAGAAAGGATATCGGTCTTCCCAGGAGGCTACCTGCAGTTATTTCCAGTACAGGTGAAGGATGCTGGAGCTTACCTCTGTCTGGCCAGTAACTTTGTGGGTAATGATTCAGTTTGGATACACCTAGAAGTTACCCCATTTAATGCTAGCAATCTCCTGCCACCCCCCTCCACAGTACATACTCATCTGCTGGCTGTCATTACCGCTGGGGGCATCCTGCCCTTTATCAGCTCCGTAACGCTTTGCTTCATTTTCATTTTCCTTTGGAGCCGAGGACGTGGGAATATCAAGCACACAGCTAACATAGACTATATCCCAAGGACTTCTCGAGGAACCTCATCGTCCGAAGACAACAAATTCACCATGAAACTTATCTGA